From a single Mycolicibacterium moriokaense genomic region:
- a CDS encoding acyl-CoA dehydrogenase family protein, translated as MQPLSLTEEQRELAAVVREFGRRECGTREQRDALTDHGAEQHHQGTYQKLADLGYLGVSIPEQYGGSGGGLTEQVILFEELWRALVPVHGAGTSHTVAGIYKRFATEEQRTARLGAICAGEVMSISISEPGAGSDAAAISCKADKVDGGWRINGQKTWCSDAQHATTILVVVRTSRGARPHDGLTLLEVPANAPGLDIRPIATMGGSEVNDLYFTDVEVPESALVGTEGGGWKHVMAGLNGERLVCAAQGLGMAQRTFDDLLAYVTERQQFGAPIGTFQALRHRIADLAIDIEAAKALTYATVAHIENGIGTPEDWVRATSMSKVKVTETAKKVALEGVQMTGGYGYSSEFDMEHHLRMSIAPTIYAGTNEIQRDIISSTLGLRGAAARR; from the coding sequence ATGCAGCCGTTGTCGTTGACCGAGGAGCAGCGCGAGTTAGCCGCTGTGGTACGTGAATTCGGTCGGCGCGAGTGCGGCACCCGTGAGCAGCGTGACGCGCTGACCGACCACGGCGCCGAGCAACACCATCAAGGCACCTACCAGAAACTGGCCGATCTGGGCTACCTGGGCGTCTCGATCCCCGAACAGTACGGCGGCAGCGGCGGTGGCCTGACCGAACAGGTCATCCTCTTCGAGGAACTGTGGCGCGCTCTGGTGCCGGTGCACGGTGCGGGCACCTCACATACCGTGGCCGGGATCTACAAGCGCTTCGCCACCGAGGAACAACGCACCGCCCGCTTGGGCGCCATCTGCGCCGGCGAGGTGATGTCGATCAGTATCTCCGAGCCCGGTGCCGGCTCAGATGCCGCGGCCATCAGCTGCAAAGCCGACAAGGTGGACGGCGGCTGGCGCATCAACGGCCAGAAGACCTGGTGCTCGGATGCCCAACACGCGACCACCATCCTCGTGGTCGTGCGCACCTCCCGCGGCGCACGTCCCCACGACGGACTGACCCTGCTGGAGGTTCCCGCCAACGCCCCCGGGCTCGACATCCGTCCCATCGCCACCATGGGCGGCAGCGAGGTCAACGACCTGTACTTCACCGACGTCGAAGTGCCCGAATCCGCCCTGGTCGGCACCGAAGGTGGCGGCTGGAAACACGTCATGGCCGGGCTCAACGGTGAACGGTTGGTCTGTGCCGCACAAGGTCTGGGCATGGCCCAACGCACCTTCGACGACCTGCTGGCCTACGTCACCGAGCGCCAGCAGTTCGGCGCCCCGATCGGCACCTTCCAAGCCCTGCGGCACCGCATCGCCGACCTGGCGATCGACATCGAGGCGGCAAAAGCACTCACCTACGCCACCGTCGCCCACATCGAGAACGGAATCGGCACCCCAGAAGACTGGGTCCGCGCCACCTCGATGTCCAAAGTCAAAGTCACCGAAACCGCCAAGAAAGTAGCCCTAGAAGGCGTCCAGATGACGGGTGGCTACGGCTACTCCTCAGAGTTCGACATGGAACACCACCTACGCATGAGCATCGCCCCCACCATCTACGCCGGCACCAACGAAATCCAACGCGACATCATCTCCTCCACACTCGGGCTGCGGGGGGCTGCAGCACGGCGCTGA
- a CDS encoding NDMA-dependent alcohol dehydrogenase gives MRMQAAVIWGEGKDWEIEHVDLDGPSAGEVLVSWETAGLCHSDEHVRLGDLPSMVPTVGGHEGAGIVVEVGEGVTGLAPGDHVVASFLPACGRCRWCSTGHQNLCDLGAFLMAGAQPDGTFRRRVRGTNVGAMALLGAFAQYGTVLEASLIKIDDDIPLDRACLIGCGVTTGWGSAVHTADVRPGDTVVVVGVGGIGSGAVQGARIAGAENIVAVDIVAAKEKAARGFGATHFVPSMAEASELVADLTRGVMADSVLLTVGLLQGEQIAGALDLTRKGGATVVTAIGSIKESTVAMSLPLFTLFEKRLLGSLFGQANPRADIPRLLRLYRSGQLLLDESITQEYRLDEINTGYADMLAGRNIRGVLRHTH, from the coding sequence ATGCGCATGCAGGCGGCGGTCATCTGGGGTGAAGGCAAGGACTGGGAGATCGAACATGTCGACCTCGACGGGCCAAGCGCCGGCGAGGTTTTGGTGTCCTGGGAAACCGCCGGACTGTGCCACTCGGACGAACACGTGCGTCTCGGCGACCTGCCCTCGATGGTTCCGACAGTCGGCGGTCACGAGGGCGCCGGTATCGTCGTCGAGGTCGGCGAGGGCGTCACCGGGCTGGCCCCCGGGGACCACGTCGTGGCGTCGTTCCTGCCGGCGTGCGGCCGCTGCCGCTGGTGTTCGACGGGACACCAGAACCTCTGCGACCTCGGCGCGTTCTTGATGGCTGGCGCCCAGCCCGACGGCACGTTCCGGCGCCGGGTGCGGGGCACCAATGTCGGGGCGATGGCACTGCTCGGGGCGTTCGCCCAGTACGGCACGGTGCTGGAGGCCTCGCTGATCAAGATCGACGACGATATTCCGCTGGACCGTGCCTGCCTCATCGGCTGCGGCGTCACCACCGGATGGGGTTCGGCGGTGCACACCGCCGACGTTCGCCCCGGGGATACCGTCGTGGTGGTGGGCGTCGGAGGCATCGGATCCGGCGCAGTGCAGGGCGCCCGCATCGCCGGGGCTGAGAACATCGTCGCGGTCGACATCGTTGCCGCAAAAGAAAAAGCGGCGCGCGGATTCGGTGCCACCCACTTTGTGCCGTCGATGGCCGAAGCTAGCGAGCTGGTCGCGGACCTGACCCGCGGGGTAATGGCCGACTCCGTCCTGCTCACCGTCGGCCTGCTGCAGGGTGAGCAGATCGCCGGGGCCCTCGACCTGACCCGCAAGGGTGGGGCAACGGTGGTGACCGCTATCGGCAGCATCAAGGAAAGCACCGTCGCCATGTCGCTGCCGTTGTTCACACTGTTCGAAAAGCGATTGCTGGGAAGCCTTTTCGGGCAGGCCAACCCGCGCGCCGACATTCCGCGGCTGCTGCGGCTGTACCGCTCCGGTCAACTGCTGCTCGACGAGTCGATCACGCAGGAGTATCGCCTCGACGAGATCAACACCGGCTACGCCGACATGCTCGCCGGACGCAACATCCGCGGCGTGCTGCGACACACACATTGA
- a CDS encoding acyl-CoA dehydrogenase family protein, translated as MTIAAAPALTLAPSPEERAFRETIHAITAAYGPAYYKKCYVENRTPVELWRELGEGGYLSVHLPEEYGGGGGGIADLAAMLEETAAAGCPLMALLVTPGIVAPIIQRHGTEQQRREWLPEIGAGRLRFALGMTEPGAGSNTHNIATTARRDGDRYIVNGQKYYISGADTADYILLVTRTGTDAKGRGQITMLAVDRDAPGLVRQPIETALEEPEHQFTLFLDDVEVPVERRLGEEGHGLRALFDGLNPERILVAAVSNGIARYALEKSAEYARTRKVWGDTPIGAHQGVAHPLAEGKIKLEQSTLVTSKAAALYDAGLPAGEASNIAKLASAETGIFCLDQAIQTHGGNGMAREYDLTSYWWLTRIQTIAPVSRQMILNYIAEHSLGLPKSY; from the coding sequence ATGACTATCGCCGCGGCTCCCGCGCTCACGCTGGCCCCCTCGCCCGAAGAGCGAGCCTTCCGTGAGACCATCCACGCCATCACCGCCGCCTACGGGCCGGCGTACTACAAGAAGTGCTACGTGGAGAACCGGACCCCCGTTGAACTGTGGCGTGAACTGGGGGAGGGCGGTTACCTCAGCGTTCACCTTCCCGAGGAGTACGGCGGCGGCGGCGGCGGAATTGCCGACCTGGCCGCAATGCTGGAGGAGACCGCCGCCGCGGGCTGTCCCCTGATGGCGCTGCTGGTGACACCGGGAATCGTCGCGCCCATCATCCAACGCCACGGCACCGAGCAGCAGCGCCGAGAGTGGTTGCCCGAGATCGGCGCCGGACGACTGCGGTTCGCCCTCGGCATGACCGAACCCGGCGCCGGATCGAACACGCACAACATTGCCACGACCGCCCGCCGCGACGGTGACCGCTACATCGTCAACGGGCAGAAGTACTACATCTCCGGCGCCGACACCGCCGATTACATCCTGCTGGTGACCCGCACCGGAACCGACGCGAAGGGCCGTGGACAGATCACCATGCTGGCCGTCGATCGCGACGCTCCCGGACTGGTGCGCCAGCCGATCGAGACCGCGCTCGAAGAGCCCGAGCACCAGTTCACCCTGTTCCTCGACGACGTCGAGGTACCGGTCGAGCGGCGTCTCGGCGAGGAAGGCCATGGGCTCCGCGCGTTGTTCGACGGACTGAATCCCGAACGCATCCTGGTGGCCGCGGTGTCCAACGGCATCGCCCGCTACGCGCTGGAAAAGAGCGCCGAATACGCCCGGACCCGAAAGGTCTGGGGAGACACGCCCATTGGTGCGCACCAGGGTGTGGCGCATCCGCTGGCGGAGGGCAAGATCAAGCTCGAACAGTCCACGCTGGTCACCAGCAAGGCAGCGGCGCTCTACGACGCGGGCCTGCCGGCCGGTGAGGCCAGCAACATCGCCAAACTGGCTTCGGCCGAGACCGGAATCTTCTGTCTGGACCAGGCCATCCAGACCCACGGTGGCAACGGGATGGCCCGGGAATACGACCTCACCAGTTACTGGTGGCTGACCCGGATCCAGACGATCGCCCCGGTGTCTCGGCAGATGATCCTCAACTACATCGCCGAACACTCACTCGGGCTACCCAAGTCCTACTGA
- a CDS encoding cytochrome P450 yields the protein MSVSVRTAPQLGVLDPDTYANGNPETFGLPLDRYAYLRDNEPVYLQKFNDPLLIDKVWVVSGYDDISAIDRDAETFAANRGHINIWKVNPVDPAVGGLPAMLNQDGPDHRRHRQVISRAFTPTFVRRLEEKFRGYARAVIDQALTKGTLNFVTDIAHAMPMEALGDVLGVPPAERPQFFGWVDQFAAPFDTRLTPSLETTLGAIMELSNYSTDLVARKRLDPGEDVISQMVKADEDEKLSEDEVLGNIILLASGAAESTRAALSHGLHQLMRDPDQMAWLRERADDVPDSAIQEIVRIATPFIHFVRTVTKDIELHGQPIAEGERVCMLLPSGNFDPAAFDEPDRFDLSRNPNRHLSFGRGPHSCLGKHVAVLEMKILMEELLQRTKEIRPAGNITYVRDVFTRGVYELPVTLEPA from the coding sequence ATGAGCGTTTCCGTCCGCACCGCACCGCAGCTGGGTGTCCTCGACCCCGACACCTACGCCAACGGCAATCCGGAAACCTTTGGCCTGCCGCTGGATCGGTACGCGTACCTGCGCGACAACGAACCGGTCTATCTGCAGAAATTCAACGACCCGCTGCTGATCGACAAGGTCTGGGTAGTCTCGGGGTACGACGACATCTCCGCCATCGACCGTGACGCCGAAACATTCGCCGCCAATCGGGGCCACATCAACATCTGGAAGGTCAACCCGGTGGACCCGGCGGTCGGCGGGCTGCCTGCGATGCTGAACCAGGACGGCCCCGATCACCGGCGGCACCGCCAGGTGATCAGCCGTGCCTTCACCCCGACGTTCGTTCGCCGCCTCGAAGAGAAGTTCCGCGGCTACGCCCGCGCCGTCATCGACCAGGCCCTGACGAAGGGCACGCTGAACTTCGTGACCGATATCGCCCACGCGATGCCGATGGAGGCCCTCGGCGACGTCCTGGGGGTTCCGCCGGCCGAGCGCCCACAGTTCTTCGGGTGGGTCGACCAGTTCGCCGCCCCGTTCGACACCCGGCTGACCCCGTCGCTGGAGACGACGCTGGGGGCGATCATGGAGCTGAGCAACTACTCGACCGATCTGGTGGCCCGCAAGCGGCTGGACCCCGGCGAGGACGTGATCTCACAGATGGTCAAGGCCGACGAAGACGAGAAGCTCTCCGAGGACGAGGTTCTGGGCAACATCATCCTGTTGGCCAGTGGCGCCGCCGAGAGCACCCGTGCGGCGTTGAGCCACGGCCTGCACCAGCTGATGCGCGACCCCGATCAAATGGCCTGGTTGCGGGAACGCGCCGACGATGTACCCGACTCCGCGATTCAGGAGATCGTGCGCATCGCGACGCCCTTCATCCACTTCGTACGCACCGTCACCAAGGACATCGAGCTGCACGGCCAGCCGATCGCCGAGGGGGAACGGGTGTGCATGCTGCTGCCGTCGGGCAACTTCGATCCCGCGGCATTCGACGAGCCTGACCGTTTCGACTTGTCACGTAATCCGAATCGGCACTTGAGCTTCGGCCGCGGACCGCACAGCTGCCTGGGCAAACATGTGGCGGTGTTGGAGATGAAGATCCTGATGGAGGAATTGCTGCAGCGCACCAAGGAAATCCGGCCTGCCGGCAACATCACCTATGTCCGAGACGTGTTCACCCGAGGCGTCTACGAGCTGCCCGTCACCCTGGAGCCGGCCTGA
- a CDS encoding cytochrome c oxidase subunit 3 yields the protein MSEHVSLAIADVRGVGRHTETAELSPNGTREGLGRQKLIPGEPGLWLLLICDLMQFSLFFALFSYHRGREPELFEASARNLHIGLGFVNTIVLIVGSVLVAVAIDRWRGADSHRLVSRMLFATGVLGLVFVTIKIVEYMLSAHAGHTIGSNDFYMFYFCLTGFHLVHVIAGSVALFIVARAVSNGRVTPSPEKRGTVYSVGLFWHMVDLVWLLLFSLLYIS from the coding sequence ATGTCGGAGCACGTAAGCCTGGCCATTGCCGACGTCCGTGGCGTCGGCCGTCATACCGAAACAGCTGAACTGTCGCCCAACGGCACCCGCGAGGGGCTTGGGCGACAAAAGCTGATTCCCGGCGAACCGGGACTATGGCTTCTGCTGATCTGCGACCTCATGCAGTTCTCGTTGTTCTTCGCGCTGTTCTCCTACCATCGCGGACGCGAGCCTGAACTTTTCGAGGCGTCCGCCCGGAATCTGCACATCGGCCTCGGCTTCGTCAACACGATCGTGTTGATCGTCGGATCGGTGTTGGTCGCAGTGGCAATAGACCGTTGGCGAGGTGCCGATTCGCATCGGCTGGTCAGCCGCATGCTGTTCGCCACAGGCGTCTTGGGCCTGGTGTTCGTGACGATCAAGATCGTCGAATACATGTTGTCGGCTCACGCCGGTCACACCATTGGGTCCAACGACTTCTATATGTTCTATTTTTGCCTGACCGGATTCCACCTCGTGCATGTGATCGCCGGTTCGGTGGCATTGTTCATCGTCGCACGAGCCGTCAGCAACGGACGCGTCACACCATCACCTGAAAAGCGCGGCACAGTGTATTCGGTCGGGCTGTTCTGGCACATGGTCGATCTCGTGTGGTTGCTCCTGTTCTCGCTGTTGTACATCTCGTAG
- a CDS encoding LLM class flavin-dependent oxidoreductase, producing MINTQRLARQADAAGFDAQWSYEILRNPLMVAAAAAAVTNQSRLGTGIVGAFFRTPFDLANTAADVDDLSQGPDDARHRYRCAGSAAGLLRRRDSQIS from the coding sequence GTGATCAACACGCAGCGACTGGCCCGGCAGGCGGACGCCGCAGGATTCGATGCACAGTGGTCCTACGAGATTCTTCGCAATCCGCTCATGGTGGCGGCGGCAGCCGCCGCGGTGACCAATCAGTCCCGGTTGGGCACCGGAATCGTCGGAGCCTTCTTCCGCACTCCGTTCGACCTCGCCAACACCGCCGCCGATGTCGACGATCTGTCGCAAGGGCCGGATGATGCTCGGCATCGGTATCGGTGCGCCGGAAGCGCTGCGGGCCTATTACGGCGGCGAGATTCGCAAATATCGTGA
- a CDS encoding enoyl-CoA hydratase/isomerase family protein encodes MSLVLVEDHGPVRHIVLNRPETRNAFHHELLAETIAALRAAGDDPAVRCVVWRGAGKVFSAGIDLATLQGLAQNPQTLFGFRRSWVEMGTVIEQMPKPVIAQLHGAALGGALEASLACDLRVATTDTTLRFMETYHGVVPDGGGCARLPALIGLGRAKEMIMASRPVSGLRAEAIGLVNYAVPPEELDASVTALVADLLECKRVAVGLAKQVLDHAARPNLSVALDEELLAQQACMASDDFRALAGERRPIASH; translated from the coding sequence GTGAGCCTGGTGCTGGTGGAAGACCACGGGCCGGTACGTCACATCGTGCTCAACCGCCCCGAAACTCGCAACGCGTTCCACCACGAGCTGCTCGCCGAGACCATCGCCGCGCTGCGCGCCGCCGGGGACGATCCGGCCGTGCGGTGCGTCGTGTGGCGGGGTGCGGGAAAGGTGTTCTCGGCCGGTATCGACCTCGCAACGTTGCAGGGCCTGGCCCAAAACCCCCAGACGTTGTTCGGTTTTCGCCGGTCCTGGGTCGAGATGGGGACCGTCATCGAGCAGATGCCCAAGCCGGTGATCGCCCAGCTGCACGGCGCGGCGCTGGGTGGGGCGCTGGAAGCCAGCCTCGCCTGCGACCTGCGAGTCGCTACAACCGACACCACGCTGCGCTTCATGGAGACCTACCACGGCGTGGTGCCCGATGGCGGCGGATGCGCTCGGCTGCCCGCCCTCATCGGGCTCGGCCGCGCCAAGGAGATGATCATGGCCTCCCGCCCGGTCTCGGGGCTGCGCGCCGAAGCCATCGGCCTCGTCAACTATGCCGTGCCACCCGAGGAACTCGATGCGTCCGTTACCGCTCTGGTGGCAGATCTGTTGGAGTGCAAGCGTGTTGCCGTCGGGCTGGCCAAACAGGTGCTCGACCACGCCGCGCGGCCGAACCTGTCGGTGGCGCTCGACGAGGAACTCCTCGCCCAGCAGGCGTGCATGGCTTCCGACGACTTCCGTGCCCTCGCCGGCGAACGCCGGCCCATCGCGTCCCACTGA
- a CDS encoding cytochrome C oxidase subunit IV family protein yields the protein MPGPAKTPTLRTLHYAVGVALVALTVVGLLLFRILDPGAGGDSALLVDIGVIMGLALIKAYLVGAEYMEIRKSVTWLKAAFGSWLLLTWLSIMITTYLGMHLDGYIHFL from the coding sequence ATGCCTGGCCCGGCGAAGACACCGACACTGCGAACATTGCACTACGCGGTCGGCGTCGCCTTGGTGGCCCTTACCGTCGTCGGATTGCTGCTGTTTCGGATCCTCGACCCGGGCGCCGGGGGCGATTCCGCCCTGCTCGTCGATATCGGCGTGATCATGGGATTGGCGTTGATCAAGGCGTACCTCGTGGGCGCTGAGTACATGGAAATCCGGAAATCTGTCACCTGGCTCAAGGCAGCATTTGGGTCATGGCTACTGCTGACCTGGCTGAGCATCATGATCACAACCTATTTGGGCATGCATCTCGATGGCTACATCCACTTCCTCTAG
- a CDS encoding SDR family NAD(P)-dependent oxidoreductase gives MTAANGVAGVRAVVTGSTRGLGLAIAKRLSAGGAHVVVNGTDTDRCRSVAEDLGAIGVGGRVEADGVADALVDTCVAEFGGIDVVVNNAGMTRDAMLTRMSRGDLRDVLAAHVEGTWAVSQAAVRAMKSGGTGGAIVNVTSGTALFGNPGQSNYAAAKGAILGMTRALSLELARFGIDVNAVAPTVKTDMTASLAKSLADEDAELGTVFGEPESVALLFGYLCSPASRGMTGQILSFDGGQLSVWSHPRPASSFDPSGTSWDITDFESALGNPSVWEPLHPDRLGRLLQGQRAGAR, from the coding sequence ATGACCGCCGCGAACGGTGTTGCGGGTGTTCGCGCGGTCGTCACCGGTTCGACCCGCGGACTCGGACTGGCTATCGCGAAACGCCTGTCCGCCGGCGGCGCGCACGTGGTCGTCAACGGTACCGACACGGACCGATGTCGCTCAGTCGCAGAGGATCTCGGCGCCATCGGCGTTGGCGGCCGCGTCGAAGCCGACGGCGTTGCCGACGCGTTGGTCGACACCTGCGTTGCCGAATTCGGCGGCATCGACGTCGTGGTCAACAACGCGGGGATGACGCGCGACGCCATGCTGACCAGGATGAGCCGCGGCGACCTGCGCGACGTCCTGGCCGCTCACGTCGAGGGAACCTGGGCGGTGTCACAAGCGGCAGTGCGGGCGATGAAGTCCGGTGGGACCGGTGGCGCGATCGTCAACGTGACGTCGGGGACCGCCCTCTTCGGCAACCCTGGGCAATCCAACTACGCCGCAGCCAAAGGCGCGATTTTGGGTATGACCCGCGCGCTGTCGCTCGAACTGGCCCGATTCGGCATCGATGTGAACGCCGTCGCCCCTACCGTGAAGACCGATATGACCGCCTCGCTCGCCAAGTCACTGGCAGACGAGGATGCCGAACTCGGCACGGTTTTCGGTGAACCCGAATCCGTGGCCCTGTTATTCGGTTATTTGTGCTCGCCGGCCAGTCGCGGAATGACCGGCCAGATCCTGTCATTCGATGGCGGTCAGCTATCTGTCTGGTCGCATCCACGCCCCGCCTCGTCGTTCGACCCATCCGGCACGAGCTGGGACATCACCGATTTCGAATCTGCACTGGGAAATCCATCGGTATGGGAACCGCTTCATCCCGACCGGCTGGGCCGGCTTTTACAGGGACAGCGAGCAGGAGCTCGGTGA
- a CDS encoding AMP-binding protein produces MDWSGLVARHATAKPSDVAVRFDDESITWEQLDAQCDGLASWLAGHRVGRADRVVLLLTNRPQFIVGVVAAHRVGAIAVPVNFRLSAAEIDFILTDTSAAAVITEDRLAGLLTGTYAPPPSVLVIDRETSWRTATSEIESVTYSTDDPAVILYTSGTTGRPKGAVLSHLNLQAQGLALIRTWRLVEETETTLLCLPLFHVGGFVIGSAMLLVGGAMIIAPSGAFEAARTLDTLERERVTSVFMVPTQWQAIVETGLGERDLVLRVAAWGGGPMSASLLEDLNTLFRGAAVVAVFGQTEMTPVASLPGKDAVGKLGSVGKPVDTVAIRVVDEAMNDVPRGQVGELVYRGAALMLEYWERPEATAEAFDGGWFHSGDLGYIDAEGFLYVVDRKKDMIISGGENIYSAEVESTLAAHPDIGEVAVIGRPDNYWGEVPVAVVVPRSPGCPTLDVDTLGGWLEGRLARYKRPKVVHQVDALPRNAGGKVLKHVLKAAFEPGAEPGAAPSKRVDER; encoded by the coding sequence ATGGACTGGTCGGGCCTGGTCGCCCGCCACGCTACTGCGAAACCGTCGGATGTGGCCGTCCGCTTCGACGACGAGTCGATCACCTGGGAGCAACTCGACGCCCAGTGCGACGGCTTGGCGTCCTGGCTCGCCGGACACCGTGTCGGTCGCGCTGACCGCGTGGTACTACTGCTGACCAACCGGCCCCAGTTCATCGTCGGCGTGGTTGCCGCCCACCGGGTCGGGGCGATCGCCGTCCCGGTGAACTTTCGCCTCAGCGCCGCCGAGATCGACTTCATTCTCACCGACACCTCAGCCGCCGCGGTGATCACCGAGGACAGGCTGGCCGGCCTGCTCACCGGAACTTACGCACCACCACCGTCGGTGCTCGTCATCGACCGTGAAACCAGTTGGCGTACCGCCACATCCGAGATCGAGTCCGTGACGTATTCAACCGACGACCCCGCAGTGATCCTCTATACCTCGGGCACCACCGGCCGACCTAAGGGCGCGGTACTCTCCCATCTCAATCTGCAGGCCCAGGGTCTGGCGCTCATCCGGACCTGGCGGCTGGTCGAGGAGACCGAGACCACGCTGCTGTGCCTGCCGCTGTTTCACGTGGGGGGATTCGTCATCGGCTCGGCGATGCTGCTCGTCGGCGGCGCGATGATCATTGCGCCCAGTGGCGCGTTCGAGGCGGCGCGGACCCTCGACACCTTGGAGCGTGAGCGGGTCACCAGCGTGTTCATGGTCCCCACTCAGTGGCAGGCGATCGTCGAAACCGGTTTGGGTGAACGTGATTTGGTGTTGCGAGTGGCGGCCTGGGGCGGTGGGCCGATGAGCGCCAGTCTGCTCGAGGACCTCAACACGCTGTTCCGAGGCGCCGCTGTGGTCGCGGTATTCGGGCAGACCGAGATGACTCCGGTGGCATCCCTGCCCGGCAAGGACGCCGTAGGCAAACTCGGATCGGTCGGCAAACCCGTTGACACCGTCGCGATTCGGGTTGTCGATGAGGCGATGAACGATGTGCCGCGAGGCCAGGTGGGCGAACTGGTCTACCGGGGGGCGGCATTGATGCTGGAATACTGGGAACGGCCCGAGGCGACCGCCGAGGCGTTCGACGGGGGCTGGTTTCATTCCGGCGACCTCGGTTATATCGACGCCGAGGGCTTCCTCTACGTGGTCGACCGAAAAAAAGACATGATCATCTCCGGTGGCGAGAACATCTACAGTGCCGAGGTGGAGAGCACGCTGGCCGCCCATCCCGATATCGGCGAGGTCGCCGTCATCGGCCGGCCCGACAACTACTGGGGCGAGGTGCCGGTTGCCGTCGTGGTCCCCCGCTCACCCGGGTGCCCCACGCTGGACGTGGATACTCTGGGCGGCTGGCTGGAGGGCCGGCTGGCTCGGTACAAGCGGCCCAAGGTTGTGCATCAGGTCGATGCACTGCCGCGCAATGCCGGCGGCAAGGTGCTCAAGCACGTACTGAAAGCCGCGTTCGAGCCGGGCGCCGAACCCGGCGCTGCGCCGTCGAAACGGGTAGATGAGCGGTGA
- a CDS encoding TetR/AcrR family transcriptional regulator, translating to MEARTEVPIAAGSLRERGKQSRRERILESARALLRERPERTFTLPELADRAEVSIPTITNLIGNRDAIWAALADSAVATIDFGELPADPYPRVRGIIDSIVATLVTDVAVHRALIRDWNDGLHAMTTNPTREFVACFRAARDAGDLAPSAEPRRLARAMTAGLVGSLQQWGVGVLDNAAVRAQLRDIVDITFAAGRWAGGS from the coding sequence GTGGAAGCTCGAACCGAAGTGCCGATCGCCGCCGGGAGTCTGCGCGAGCGGGGCAAGCAGTCTCGGCGGGAACGGATCCTGGAGTCCGCACGCGCTCTGCTGCGGGAACGACCGGAACGTACCTTCACGCTGCCCGAATTGGCCGACCGCGCCGAGGTGTCGATTCCGACCATCACCAACCTCATCGGAAACCGCGACGCCATTTGGGCAGCGTTGGCCGACTCGGCGGTGGCCACCATCGATTTCGGTGAACTGCCGGCCGATCCCTATCCGCGGGTCCGCGGCATCATCGATTCCATCGTGGCGACGCTGGTAACCGACGTCGCGGTGCATCGGGCGCTCATCCGCGACTGGAACGACGGCCTGCACGCAATGACGACGAACCCGACTCGCGAGTTCGTCGCCTGTTTCCGCGCGGCGCGCGATGCCGGCGACCTCGCGCCGTCCGCCGAGCCGCGCCGACTCGCCCGGGCGATGACCGCCGGCCTGGTCGGCTCGCTTCAGCAATGGGGCGTCGGGGTACTGGACAACGCCGCGGTCCGCGCTCAGCTACGCGACATCGTCGACATCACGTTCGCTGCCGGCCGGTGGGCCGGCGGCAGCTGA